The proteins below are encoded in one region of Huiozyma naganishii CBS 8797 chromosome 7, complete genome:
- the REX3 gene encoding RNA exonuclease (similar to Saccharomyces cerevisiae REX3 (YLR107W); ancestral locus Anc_8.296), with protein MNNQLRPVDLVNQPAPFQDRYKILHKLYDQLCKCYNRTGRSKRLELLAVKLEAQVAKSSKTPQSYRFTMGILFRDLLKYKGDLKKISIADKPLIGTSKITPSVITTKHAALEALGKLLMTEEQFKKNRFITRKKITQEDRTSSTTQLPDYVVCVRCGLKFQRKLIMTPATCRYHPMKKQYNKITKVYEYHCCGETSNSTSELRFGCKTYTHHVYKHDSYEELRQISSFVDTGSEEGQSNVLALDCEMGFTSLGYEMIRLTIVDFFTCETVFDRIVKPLGKVVDLNSEFSGVHKIDPNDCLTYGETITQVVGPDIINKNTILIGHGFENDLNVMRVTHDKVIDTSVLYPRGHMKRSLKDLSFELLSRKIQTGEHDSSQDAIATMDIIKKSLGISLEQKEWQ; from the coding sequence ATGAACAATCAATTGAGGCCAGTGGATTTGGTGAATCAACCGGCGCCATTTCAAGACAGATACAAGATCCTTCACAAACTATATGATCAGCTATGCAAATGCTACAACAGGACTGGTAGAAGCAAAAGGCTAGAACTCCTCGCGGTTAAGTTAGAGGCGCAGGTAGCGAAAAGCAGTAAAACTCCTCAAAGCTATCGTTTCACTATGGGCATCTTGTTTCGAGATTTGCTGAAGTATAAAGGTGACTTGAAAAAGATCTCTATTGCTGATAAGCCCTTGATTGGCACCTCAAAGATCACGCCTTCTGTGATAACGACAAAACATGCTGCGCTTGAGGCATTGGGTAAACTTCTAATGACCGAGGAACAATTTAAGAAGAATCGTTTTATAACAAGGAAGAAAATTACGCAAGAAGACCGTACATCGTCCACAACTCAACTTCCCGACTATGTGGTGTGTGTCAGATGTGGGTTGAAATTCCAGAGGAAACTGATAATGACACCAGCGACATGTCGCTACCATCCGATGAAGAAGCAATATAATAAAATCACCAAAGTGTACGAATACCACTGTTGTGGAGAAACCAGCAATTCGACCTCAGAACTGAGGTTTGGCTGTAAAACGTATACGCATCATGTCTACAAGCACGACAGCTATGAAGAATTGCGTCAAATATCATCCTTTGTGGATACAGGTTCTGAAGAGGGCCAGTCTAATGTTTTGGCTCTAGATTGTGAAATGGGGTTTACGTCGCTAGGATATGAAATGATCCGGTTGACGATTGTAGATTTCTTCACGTGTGAGACAGTGTTTGATAGAATTGTGAAGCCGTTGGGGAAGGTGGTCGACTTGAATTCGGAGTTCAGCGGTGTACACAAAATTGACCCAAATGACTGCTTGACTTATGGAGAAACGATAACGCAGGTAGTTGGTCCTGAtataataaataaaaacacGATTCTCATTGGGCATGGTTTTGAAAACGATCTCAATGTTATGCGAGTGACGCATGACAAAGTCATTGATACTTCTGTCTTGTATCCTCGGGGACACATGAAACGGTCTTTAAAAGATTTATCCTTCGAGTTGTTGAGTCGTAAAATTCAGACAGGTGAGCACGATAGTTCACAGGATGCTATTGCCACAATGGACAttataaaaaaaagtttgGGTATATCTTTGGAGCAAAAAGAGTGGCAATGA
- the KNAG0G02270 gene encoding uncharacterized protein (similar to Saccharomyces cerevisiae YDR132C and YLR108C; ancestral locus Anc_8.299), whose amino-acid sequence MRVTVGSEEFSVGGEVFVKFAPNLFTTDESEGGWEFSDRNPRVFQWLVDYLNGYTTVLSIATVQQFLNIQTDLLFYKLDDVMRTIKNQMPYHLVNVQGQEFKLAKHHTVCSTYQWESAMYVRDRSPKLFQLVLDALDNVLDVQTLSDSLRETLRGECRFYNLTRPEQLLVKCSTGVNPYDDALSEITIRLADIDKSGVSLHRGSNLCTNECTATSPPSEGDADDEGNEAEPAKKKQKHAKVERTAWDIVKYSRPLVDDHPHELILQPGQNGSTLVFNKSNKIIHVDVTGPDIAQFETKFKDLLIREKVDLNDYKFNFPSHRRGAKGDHLVVPACVSICDLNINKINCSNIGQLMSSTKCSERVHDFTDMKRLGYTCGLALHLNNSLWKLGVRNGEIMMIAIKIDSSTNLQEHNKRIEFV is encoded by the coding sequence ATGAGAGTTACCGTTGGATCGGAGGAGTTTTCTGTTGGGGGTGAGGTGTTCGTGAAGTTTGCACCCAATTTGTTCACCACTGATGAGAGTGAAGGTGGTTGGGAATTCAGTGATAGGAACCCGAGAGTGTTCCAATGGTTGGTGGACTACTTGAACGGGTACACCACGGTGCTCTCCATCGCAACAGTGCAGcagtttttgaatataCAGACTGACTTGCTTTTCTACAAACTGGACGATGTGATGAGGACCATCAAGAACCAAATGCCGTACCATCTCGTGAACGTGCAGGGGCAAGAGTTCAAACTGGCGAAACATCATACCGTTTGCTCAACGTACCAGTGGGAAAGTGCTATGTACGTAAGGGATAGGTCGCCGAAATTGTTCCAGCTCGTTTTGGATGCACTCGACAATGTACTCGATGTGCAGACGCTCTCGGATTCCCTCAGGGAAACACTCAGAGGAGAATGCAGGTTCTATAACCTGACGAGACCGGAACAATTACTGGTGAAATGTTCCACTGGTGTTAACCCGTACGACGACGCCCTCTCGGAGATCACAATCAGACTCGCAGATATAGATAAATCGGGGGTCAGTCTCCACCGCGGGTCGAACTTGTGTACCAACGAATGCACAGCAACGTCACCACCCTCGGAGGGGGACGCGGACGATGAGGGGAACGAGGCAGAACcagcaaagaagaaacagaaacatGCAAAAGTGGAAAGAACAGCTTGGGATATTGTCAAGTATAGCAGACCACTGGTGGATGACCACCCGCACGAGTTGATTCTCCAACCGGGACAAAATGGTAGTACACTCGTTTTCAACAAGTCAAATAAGATTATCCACGTGGACGTCACGGGCCCCGATATTGCACAGTTCGAAACTAAATTCAAGGATCTGCTCATCAGGGAGAAAGTTGATTTGAACGACTACAAATTCAATTTCCCATCACACCGCAGAGGCGCCAAGGGTGATCATCTCGTCGTCCCCGCGTGTGTCTCCATTTGTGACTTAAATATCAACAAGATTAACTGCAGTAACATCGGACAATTGATGTCCAGCACAAAATGCTCGGAAAGAGTCCACGATTTCACAGACATGAAAAGACTAGGGTACACTTGTGGCCTGGCGCTGCATTTGAACAACTCTCTGTGGAAGTTGGGCGTAAGGAATGGGGAAATCATGATGATCGCTATCAAAATCGATTCATCCACTAAccttcaagaacacaaCAAGAGAATAGAGTTTGTTTAA
- the AHP1 gene encoding thioredoxin peroxidase AHP1 (similar to Saccharomyces cerevisiae AHP1 (YLR109W); ancestral locus Anc_8.300), whose amino-acid sequence MAPQLNKPLPTGDFSFQYIAISPKDADQEACKMPQSVKWADLIKDNKTVVITGAPAAFSPTCSVSHIPGYVSYAEELVEDKGVDQVVVVTVDNPFANQAWARSLGVKDTTHLKFASDPVAKFVKSLGYEFKVGDDVFWSGRWTVIVKDGVVTYAASEKNPASDVTVTSVEEVLAHL is encoded by the coding sequence ATGGCTCCacaattgaacaaaccACTACCAACCGGGGACTTTTCGTTCCAGTACATCGCCATCTCCCCCAAGGATGCTGACCAGGAGGCCTGCAAGATGCCGCAGAGTGTCAAGTGGGCTGACCTGATCAAGGACAACAAGACAGTTGTGATCACTGGTGCTCCCGCTGCGTTCTCCCCCACGTGTTCCGTCTCGCACATCCCAGGGTACGTCAGTTACGCGGAGGAGTTGGTCGAGGATAAAGGTGTCGACcaggttgttgttgtcaCGGTGGACAACCCGTTCGCCAACCAGGCGTGGGCGCGCAGTCTTGGCGTCAAGGACACCACGCACTTGAAGTTCGCCTCTGACCCAGTGGCGAAGTTCGTCAAGTCGCTTGGGTACGAGTTCAAAGTCGGCGACGACGTTTTCTGGTCCGGGAGATGGACCGTCATTGTCAAGGACGGCGTGGTCACATACGCTGCCTCTGAGAAGAACCCAGCGAGCGACGTCACCGTTACCTCCGTCGAGGAGGTCTTGGCACACTTGTAA
- the CCW12 gene encoding Ccw12p (similar to Saccharomyces cerevisiae YDR134C (Scer_YGOB_YDR134C) and CCW12 (YLR110C); ancestral locus Anc_8.301), translating into MQFSTVATVAAVSAVAAAQFNSTTTATATSSQTTLVTITHCEDDKCHETVSPALVSTATVTENETVTKYTTWCPIPTTEAAVPKNTTAAPAPTSQATASKNGTSSKHTISSTYQGGVAANAVPAAGALLAGAAAFLL; encoded by the coding sequence atgcAATTCTCTACCGTCGCCACCGTTGCCGCCGTCTCTGCCGTCGCTGCCGCCCAATTCAACtccaccaccactgccaCCGCCACCTCTTCTCAAACCACTTTGGTCACCATCACCCACTGTGAGGACGACAAGTGTCACGAGACCGTCTCCCCAGCTTTGGTCTCCACCGCCACCGTCACCGAGAACGAGACCGTCACCAAGTACACCACCTGGTGCCCAATCCCAACCACCGAGGCCGCTGTCCCAAAGAACACCACCGCTGCCCCAGCCCCAACCTCCCAGGCCACCGCCTCCAAGAACGGCACTTCCTCCAAGCACACCATCTCCTCCACCTACCAGGGGGGTGTTGCCGCTAACGCTGTCCCAGCTGCCGGCGCCCTTTTGGCCGGTGCCGCTGCTTTCCTATTGTAA
- the HOG1 gene encoding mitogen-activated protein kinase HOG1 (similar to Saccharomyces cerevisiae HOG1 (YLR113W); ancestral locus Anc_8.302), translating to MATHEEFVRTQIFGTVFEITNRYTGLNPVGMGAFGLVCSATDTLTAQPVAIKKIMKPFSTAVLAKRTYRELKLLKHLRHENLICLQDIFLSPLEDIYFVTELQGTDLHRLLQTRPLEKQFVQYFLYQILRGLKYVHSAGVIHRDLKPSNILINENCDLKICDFGLARIQDPQMTGYVSTRYYRAPEIMLTWQKYDVEVDIWSAGCIFAEMIEGKPLFPGKDHVHQFSIITDLLGSPPEDVINTICSENTLKFVTSLPHRDPVPFHDRFKTVEPDAVDLLAKMLVFDPKKRITSAEALAHPYLAPYHDPTDEPVADTKFDWHFNDADLPVDTWRVMMYSEILDFHKIGGTNGQIDTSATFDDQVVAATAAAAEAQAQAHAQAQIRRDGGVEKPAEDKQGQEQDAISKYANQAVHYANEFQ from the coding sequence ATGGCTACACACGAGGAGTTTGTGAGGACGCAGATCTTCGGGACAGTGTTCGAGATTACGAACAGGTACACAGGGTTGAACCCGGTCGGGATGGGGGCGTTTGGGCTGGTGTGTTCTGCAACAGATACGCTGACGGCACAGCCCGTGGCGATAAAGAAGATCATGAAGCCGTTTTCAACGGCAGTGCTCGCGAAACGGACGTACAGGGAGTTGAAACTGCTCAAACACCTGAGACACGAGAATCTGATATGTCTGCAGGATATCTTCCTGTCGCCACTGGAAGACATATATTTCGTGACAGAGTTGCAGGGGACCGACTTGCACAGGTTGTTACAGACAAGGCCCTTGGAGAAACAGTTTGtgcaatattttttgtacCAGATCTTGAGGGGTTTGAAGTACGTGCATTCGGCTGGGGTCATCCACAGAGATTTGAAACCAAGTAACATCCTTATCAACGAAAACTGCGACCTCAAGATCTGCGATTTCGGGCTCGCGAGGATCCAGGACCCGCAGATGACAGGGTACGTCTCGACAAGGTACTACAGGGCACCGGAGATTATGCTCACGTGGCAGAAGTACGACGTGGAGGTCGATATCTGGTCTGCTGGCTGCATCTTCGCAGAGATGATCGAGGGGAAACCGCTGTTCCCAGGTAAGGACCACGTCCACCAATTCTCCATCATTACAGACCTCTTGGGGTCCCCCCCAGAGGACGTCATTAACACCATCTGCTCAgagaacactttgaaattcGTCACCTCGCTTCCGCACAGGGACCCGGTGCCCTTCCACGACAGGTTCAAGACAGTGGAACCAGATGCGGTAGATTTGCTAGCAAAGATGCTCGTGTTCGATCCAAAGAAGAGAATCACCTCCGCGGAGGCATTGGCACACCCGTACTTGGCACCTTACCATGACCCTACAGATGAACCAGTCGCAGACACAAAATTCGACTGGCACTTCAACGACGCAGATTTGCCAGTAGACACCTGGAGGGTCATGATGTACTCGGAGATTCTGGACTTCCACAAAATCGGCGGCACAAACGGACAGATAGACACCTCCGCCACGTTCGACGACCAAGTCGTCGCAGCCACCGCGGCGGCTGCAGAGGCGCAGGCGCAGGCGCATGCACAGGCACAAATCCGCAGGGACGGCGGAGTCGAGAAGCCAGCAGAGGACAAGCAGGgccaagaacaagacgCCATCTCCAAATACGCAAACCAAGCAGTCCACTACGCCAACGAATTCCAGTAG
- the OPT1 gene encoding oligopeptide transporter OPT1, with translation MSIPSEEESVHTLEDGEVHYVKHGANIISYDTSSTIEKTKGKTGVVVESVQSFVEDEEEEDDGLDWEGDPTDMKNSPYAQVRAVVPVGDDPTIEINHWRTWFLTTVFVILFAGVNQFFSLRYPSLTINFLVAQVCCYPIGKLLSWLPDWKCKRCHFFDLNPGPFTKKEHAIVTISVALTSSTAYAMYVLNAQTAFYKKKQSVGYQFLLVWTSQMLGYGAAGLTRRWIVYPAACVWPQTLIAVSLFDSLHNTAIDKTIVNGWRITRYRFFFFVLLGSFVWYWVPGYLFTGLSNFNVILWGPKTRNNFIVNTIFGVKSGMGLMPVTFDYTQISQALTGSVFATPFYVVANTYASVFIFFMIVLPFLYFYNVWYAKYMPVISGTTYDNTGKSFNVTKVINPDFTINLEKYKKYSPIMVPFSYLLAYALNFAAVVAVFVHCGLYHGKDIMKGFTNRFHGGRDIHTRTYLKNYNDCPDWWYGIVQVVVAGLGFATVCGFDSGLPVWAFIIAIMLSLVNFIPQGILEAMTNQHVGLNIITELICGYMLPLRPMSNLLFKLYGFIVMRQGLELSRDLKLGVYMKVPPRLLFFIQMYATIISGMVTVGIQEWMYVHIDDVCSTTQKDGFICANGRTMFNASIIWSLPKYLFSPHRLYSPLMWFFLIGLLVPLGVYAAQRVFKKNQFLKHINTPVFFTGPGNIPPSTPYNYTLYFAMGYMLFTIRKRFPRWFNKYNFVMGAAVETGVAIAVVIIFLCVQYPAGNIKWWGNTVWKNTYDGKYKTYYTLKKNETFGPQKWW, from the coding sequence ATGAGTATTCCAAGTGAGGAAGAGAGCGTTCACACTTTGGAGGATGGGGAGGTCCATTACGTGAAACATGGGGCCAATATTATATCGTATGATACTTCTTCCACCATAGAAAAAACAAAGGGGAAGACAGGTGTTGTAGTCGAATCTGTGCAATCATTCgttgaggatgaggaagaagaagatgatggcTTGGATTGGGAAGGCGATCCAACAGATATGAAAAACTCGCCATACGCACAGGTTAGGGCAGTTGTTCCAGTCGGCGATGACCCAACAATTGAAATCAATCACTGGAGAACATGGTTTCTGACTACTGTTTTCGTTATACTCTTTGCTGGAGTCAACCAGTTTTTCTCCCTGAGGTACCCATCGTTAACAATCAATTTTTTAGTAGCTCAAGTTTGTTGCTATCCTATAGGAAAGCTACTCTCGTGGTTACCAGACTGGAAATGTAAGCGCTGCcatttcttcgatttgAACCCTGGTCCTTTCACCAAGAAAGAGCATGCCATTGTTACAATCTCTGTCGCCCTGACATCGAGCACAGCATACGCTATGTACGTTTTGAACGCACAGACTGCTTTCTATAAGAAGAAGCAAAGCGTCGGCTACCAGTTTCTGCTCGTCTGGACTTCTCAAATGTTGGGATACGGTGCAGCAGGGTTAACAAGGAGATGGATTGTGTACCCAGCTGCCTGCGTCTGGCCACAAACATTGATTGCTGTTTCCCTTTTCGATTCTTTGCACAATACTGCTATCGACAAGACTATTGTCAACGGTTGGAGAATTACGAGATACaggtttttcttttttgttctcCTTGGTAGTTTTGTTTGGTATTGGGTCCCTGGTTACCTGTTCACAGGGTTGTCAAATTTCAATGTCATCCTATGGGGTCCCAAAACTAGGAATAACTTTATTGTCAACACGATTTTCGGTGTTAAGTCCGGGATGGGGCTCATGCCAGTGACTTTTGACTATACCCAGATCTCTCAAGCGCTAACAGGTTCAGTCTTTGCAACTCCATTCTACGTCGTTGCCAACACTTACGCTTCCgttttcatctttttcaTGATTGTTTTGCCCTTCCTTTATTTCTATAACGTCTGGTACGCCAAGTATATGCCGGTCATTTCTGGTACCACGTATGACAACACGGGTAAATCGTTCAATGTTACGAAAGTGATCAATCCAGACTTCACAATTAATTTGGAGAAATATAAGAAATATTCGCCCATCATGGTTCCATTTTCGTATTTGTTGGCGTATGCCCTAAATTTTGCAGCTGTTGTGGCTGTATTTGTGCACTGTGGTCTGTATCACGGCAAAGATATCATGAAGGGGTTTACCAATCGTTTCCACGGTGGTCGAGACATCCATACGAGGAcatacttgaagaactacAATGATTGTCCTGACTGGTGGTACGGTATTGTTCAGGTTGTGGTTGCCGGTTTAGGGTTTGCGACGGTCTGTGGTTTTGACTCAGGACTCCCAGTCTGGGCCTTTATCATTGCCATTATGTTGTCTTTGGTCAACTTTATCCCTCAAGGTATTTTAGAGGCAATGACGAACCAACACGTCGGTTTGAACATCATAACCGAATTGATCTGCGGGTACATGTTACCCCTGAGACCCATGTCCAACTTGCTGTTCAAACTGTACGGGTTTATTGTGATGAGGCAAGGTCTTGAGTTGTCTAGAGATCTGAAACTGGGTGTGTACATGAAGGTTCCACCTAGGTTACTATTTTTCATTCAAATGTACGCCACCATTATATCTGGTATGGTCACCGTCGGTATCCAGGAATGGATGTACGTGCACATCGACGACGTCTGCTCGACGACCCAAAAGGATGGATTTATCTGTGCCAACGGTCGTACCATGTTCAATGCATCCATTATTTGGTCTCTCCCCAAATATCTGTTCTCCCCACACAGACTGTACAGTCCCCTAATGTGGTTTTTCCTAATCGGTCTGCTTGTGCCTCTGGGAGTGTACGCAGCGCAGCGtgtgttcaagaagaatcAATTCTTGAAGCATATCAACACTCCTGTGTTCTTCACTGGGCCTGGTAACATCCCACCAAGCACACCATACAACTACACATTGTACTTCGCGATGGGGTACATGTTATTCACAATCCGGAAGCGGTTCCCACGGTGGTTCAACAAGTACAATTTCGTGATGGGGGCCGCTGTGGAGACTGGGGTGGCGATTGCCGTGGTTATCATCTTCCTGTGTGTGCAGTACCCTGCGGGGAACATAAAATGGTGGGGGAACACCGTGTGGAAGAACACATACGATGGGAAGTACAAGACGTACTatactttgaagaagaatgagaCCTTTGGCCCTCAGAAGTGGTGGTGA
- the KNAG0G02320 gene encoding M20 family metallopeptidase, with amino-acid sequence MAFIQDKTWLARYWLILLPLGTLFFLSFAPSRGGSGTLRRPSCRKIEPLKPVFDGSVHEILHDKSYKQQSIKRLSEAVQIKTDVGDYIPDPEESLEPWLAFIDFHKYLEKTFPLVHEHLQLEKVNQLGLLYTWKGTNETLKPAMFMAHQDVVPVNEDTIDQWKYAPFSGYYESSTDLLWGRGSNDCKNLLLSEFEAIEKLLEDGYATERTILLAIGFDEESGGKMGSGRMAPILDERYGRNGVLIIIDEGEGIVEVEDGLYIATPIPNEKGTVTLELHVVGKGGHSSAPPDHTTIGVAAQLVNKLEDNPFPFQFKPDNPIFGLLTCTAEHSTTINPKLKEAILNAGTSSAANEALSALLGRSKGWRDTIRTTQAIDIINGGTKINALPETVRVITNYRIDMHDSVEATVQSAIDITESVALKQNYGVLFNGTYLLPPTENGYIEVIQYIPMKKPLQPSPVSPSDGPLWDVLAGTIQNLFENDMFPGENKELYVTTGVFPGNTDTKHYWNLSDNIYRFVGSTSKGSLLSNVHSVNENMNMKSHLSAIAFVYEFIINVSSFHDE; translated from the coding sequence ATGGCTTTCATCCAAGACAAGACTTGGTTGGCAAGGTACTGGTTGATTTTGTTACCTTTGGGTACgttgtttttcctttcttttgCGCCATCGAGAGGTGGTAGCGGAACCCTTAGAAGACCTTCTTGTCGGAAGATTGAACCATTGAAACCTGTATTTGATGGTTCCGTTCATGAAATTCTACATGACAAATCGTATAAGCAACAGTCAATTAAAAGGCTGTCAGAAGCGGTTCAGATTAAGACAGATGTAGGTGATTATATTCCGGATCCCGAAGAATCTCTTGAGCCATGGTTGGCTTTCATCGACTTTCacaaatatttggaaaagacGTTCCCGCTTGTTCATGAACACCTACAGTTGGAGAAGGTCAATCAGCTTGGGTTACTGTACACATGGAAGGGTACAAATGAGACGCTAAAGCCGGCAATGTTCATGGCGCACCAAGATGTGGTACCTGTGAATGAAGACACTATTGATCAATGGAAATATGCACCATTTTCAGGGTACTACGAAAGTAGCACAGATCTGTTATGGGGCCGTGGCTCTAACGATTGTAAAAATTTGCTATTATCAGAATTTGAAGCCATTGAGAAACTCTTGGAAGATGGATATGCTACTGAACGAACAATTTTGCTGGCAATTGGCTTTGACGAGGAGTCTGGTGGCAAAATGGGTTCTGGAAGAATGGCTCCCATTCTGGATGAACGGTATGGTCGTAACGGAGTCCTCATCATTATTGATGAGGGGGAAGGTATCGTCGAGGTTGAGGACGGGCTGTACATTGCCACCCCAATCCCAAATGAAAAAGGGACTGTCACTCTTGAGTTACACGTGGTTGGGAAAGGTGGACACTCTTCAGCACCACCAGATCATACTACTATCGGTGTTGCCGCTCAACTGGTGAATAAGCTCGAAGATAACCCATTTCCTTTCCAATTTAAACCAGACAATCCCATATTTGGTTTATTGACGTGCACTGCTGAACATTCGACTACTATTAACCCTAAATTGAAAGAAGCTATCTTGAATGCTGGGACGAGTAGCGCTGCAAATGAAGCGTTAAGTGCACTTCTCGGTCGCAGTAAAGGATGGCGTGACACTATCAGAACCACACAAGCTATTGACATTATCAATGGTGGTACAAAGATTAATGCTCTGCCAGAAACTGTTAGAGTCATTACTAACTACAGGATTGATATGCATGACTCTGTCGAGGCAACCGTTCAAAGTGCTATTGACATTACTGAAAGTGTTGCTCTTAAGCAGAACTATGGTGTTTTATTCAATGGCACATACTTGTTGCCACCCACCGAGAACGGGTATATCGAAGTGATTCAATACATTCCTATGAAAAAACCTCTACAGCCGTCTCCGGTCTCACCAAGTGATGGTCCTTTATGGGATGTTTTGGCTGGTACCATCCAAAACTTGTTTGAAAATGATATGTTTCCAGGCGAAAATAAAGAGTTATACGTCACTACTGGTGTCTTCCCGGGGAATACAGACACGAAGCACTATTGGAACCTCAGCGATAACATATACAGATTTGTTGGGTCTACCTCCAAAGGTAGTCTTCTGAGTAACGTCCATTCCGTCAATGAAAACATGAACATGAAATCGCACTTATCAGCGATTGCGTTTGTATATGAGTTTATTATCAATGTGAGCTCGTTTCACGATGAGTAA